The Saliniramus fredricksonii genome segment GTGCGCCCGCAGGATATCGACAGCGTCCGCATCGGGCAAAGCGCCTCGGTGCGCCTCACTGCGCTCAACAAGCGCACGACGCCGATGGTGGAAGGGCGCGTGACTTATGTCTCGGCGGATGCGCTGCCGGCGGAACTGGGACGCGAGGCGAGCGGGCAGGATGGCTTCGTGGCCCGGATAAGGCTCGACGCGCGCTCTCTCGCCAAAGTGAGCGATTTCGCACCGACGCCGGGCATGCCGGCGGAAGTGTATATCAAGACGCGCGAGCGCAGTTTCGCCGAATATCTGCTGCAACCGGTCAAGGACAGCATGGCGAGGGCATTCAGGGAGGAGTGATGATCATGGATGAGGCTATTGCGGCGCAAAACAATCTGAGATTTTCTTTCCTGTCCAAATATCCTTGAAATCGAATTGTATCAAGAAATTTGAATTTCATCATACATTTTGATTCTGTGTTTAATCAAAACCAGTGTAGGGTAGTCGACATGCGCTCGTTGATCGTCAAATGGGTTTTCTAAAACACATCGTCAACAGAATTTGGGTAGTCAGATGCGTGATCTGAAACTGAGTGCAATAAGCGGACGACAGACCGGGTTCGGGGGGCGCCTCATCATTGTGAGTGCGCTTCAGCTCGTGCGGGAATGCATCCAGGCCGAAATACTGCGCAAGTATGCGCTCACACAGATTTTGCATGCCGCAACGGTCGAGGCTGCCAACGCCTTCGAGCCGGCAGGTGAAGACATTCTGATCGTCGATGCCAGTCACTCGGATGCGCATAACAGCCTGCAGTTCCTGAGTGCAGCTTTCCCCGGAACCCGCATCGTCATGCTCATGCTCGACGGCGTGGCCAATATCGGCATTGCGGACACGGTGAAACTGCCACCCTCACTCGATGCCCTGCTCTTCATGATCGGAGCGGCCTGTGGCTTGCGGGTGGAGACCCGGGAAGAATCTGCGCATCCGATCACGCCGCCGGCGGAAGGTTGGGCCAGGCTCACGCCACGCGAGCGTGAGGTGGCGTCCGGTGTGCTCGAAGGCAATGCCAACAAGGTGATCGCAGCGGAACTCGGCCTGTCGGACAACACGGTGAAGATGCACCTGACGCAGATCATGCGCAAGCTGAAGGTGACCAATCGCACGCAAGTGGTTCTGCTTCTCGGCGGAAGCAGGCCTGAAAAGAAGACACGCGACACGGCACTGCAGCATCTTGAGGTGCACTCTTAGAGTGCTTTCCGCCATCCTGGCATGATGACAATCAACCTCGCGCAACCCCGCGCAACCCCGCAGCGAAGGCCCGGCTTGAGCCGAATGCTCCATATTGCGCATCGTCAGGCATGCCGTTCATGCTCCCGACAGTATCATCAGGCCCGGAGCCTGTGACGCGCGTCCGGCGTCGCTGCCGCTCGGAACTGGAACCAAGTTCAACGGAGACACTTACCCGGTTTCGGTTCCAACTGCCAGTGCAGGCGTCACATCCATCGCATGTTCTTCCCGGAAAGCGCCGGCAAGGCCTGTATGGGAGAAACCGGGTTCGGTTGATCGGCGCCAGGAGGCCGCATGACCGAGTCGATTCAGTCCGTCTCTTTCCTGATCTTTCTGATTGGTGCGCTCGTTGCCACGGCTCTTGTCGCGAAGGCATTGCTTGATCGAACGCGCGTCCCTGCGCTGATCGGCTTCATGGCGCTCGGCTTCGCCCTGCGCCTGGCGGATGACAGGTGGAGCATTCTGTCAGAGCGTGCTGATTTCACCTTCGAGGTTCTGGCCGAGCTCGGGATCATCGTGCTGCTGTTCCGCGTCGGGCTGGAGAGCGATCTGCAGGGGCTTCGTCGACAATTGCGCAGTGCGAGCGTGATCTGGATCGGCAACGTCGCGCTCAGCGCGGGGCTGGGCTACCTCGTGATGATCTATCTGCTTGGTTTTGCGCAGATTCCGAGCCTGATCGCCGCCGTCGCTCTGACGGCGACGAGCATCGGTGTCTCTCTGGCCATGTGGCGTCAGCACGAGGCGCTCGGGACGCGCAAGGGGCAGATCCTGACCGATGTCGCCGAGATGGATGATCTGTCAGGGGTGGCGCTGATGGTCCTGCTTTTTGCCATTCTTCCGGTGTTGCGCGAGACGGAGGGCGCTGTTTCGGCAAACGGCGAAATTTTCCGGGCATTGCTTGGTACGGGTGGTGCCTTCTTTCTGAACTTCGTCCTCTTTGCCGGCCTGTGCATCGCCTTCGCCCGCTACGGCGAGGAGCGCCTGACGACGGCGTTCAAGCGATTTGCCTCACAGCCGGAACTGATGGTCTTCGTGGCCGGAATCGCGATCCTGATTGCCGGTGTGGCCGCATGGCTCGAATTTTCCGCAGCGCTCGGCGCGCTTTTCGCCGGGCTGGCATTCAGCCGTGATCCTGAAGCCGTCAATATTGATGCCGGTTTCAGCGGTGTCTATCATCTCCTCGCGCCTTTCTTCTTCATCGGCATCGGGCTCGCCGTCGAGGTTGACGCGATCGGGGCGGCGCTCTGGATCGGCCTCGTACTGACGCTGGTCGCGATCGCGGGCAAGGTTCTCGGCGCTGCCATCCCCAGCCTGCTCACCACCGGTTCGGTCGGGTCGACCCTGATTGGCGTGAGCCTCGTGCCGCGCGCGGAAATCACCATGATCATCATGGAACGTGGGCGACAGCTCGGCGACTGGGCCGTCCCTGCAGAGTTGTTTGCCGCTTTCGTGCTGGTATCAGTGCTTACCTGCCTCGTGGCGCCGATCGTGCTTGAGCTTCTGTTTCGGCGCTGGCCCGAAGATGTGCGCTCGTGAAGGCTTGCGCGGCTCCGGTGATATTCAGCCCTTGACCGATGGGTCCGGGGCATAGGGATTGCGACATTGCGCGAGCATTTGACCGCAAGGGGGCGATCTTGTCGCGAAGGTGGTGGCAATCTGATGGCGGCGTAATCTCCAGGTGTTCCAACCCATCCAACCGGCGTCGGCAACCGCCAGGGAGATAATGCCATGAACCAGACTACAGACACGACCAAGCGTGCTACTGTGCAGCAACGCCTGTTACGACTCCATCGAGGAACGGCTTCGGCAGAACACTCGCGCTACGATTGAGGCGCTGTTCGAAGAAGAGCTTGCGGCCGTGATCGGACGCTGACGCGACGACTGCGGCGAAAACTTTTCGATGCTGCTCTCGGCGCTGCTGCTTGCCTCCGCTCGGATCCAGATGCGCAAGGTTGATGGATCGAATACCCTCTCTCAACCGATCAATCCGATCACGCTTGACCTCGCCGCCCGAGCGGCGAAACCTTCACATGCCTGGAGCACATCGCCAGGGAATTTCCACCAGATCCGAGACAGGACCCGAGGCCCGTATTGATAGCGCCACTTATCTGGGTAGCCGCATGGAATATGCTGTCAGGAGTGGCAACACGACACTGCTGGTCTCGCGACCGATCGACGAGCCGCGCTTCGCACCCGGTGACCCTGTCGGCATCGCCGTGGACCCTGCCGGCATTACGCGTCTCGACTGAAGCAAAAAGAATGAACGAAGCCATCGCAGATCGCCAAAATTATGCCTGTGACCTCGCGAGGCACGCAGGTGCCCCAGCGCTCGACTTCTTCGAACGGCGCGAGACACTCGCGGTCGAGACCAAGGCGACAGCGCAGGACGTGGTCAGCCATGCCGACCGAGCGATCGAGGCGCTGATCCGCTAACAGATCACTGCGGCCTTCCCCGATGACGCGATCCTCGGCGAGGAGGGCGCGCCCAGACCGGGGACGAGCGGCTTCACCTGGGTGATCGACCCGATCGACGGAACCATGCCGGTCGCGTTCCGGCCCATGCCGTGACGCCGGTTCACCCGGCACAAGTCCATCTGGCGCAGGTGGCACATGCGAAACGCGGAAAAAATCCGGCACGTTCGTGTGCGCCCCGGGCCGGGCAACTCCATTGAGAGCGACCGGTCCGGGTGCGTGTCAGGCTGAGGCGGGCTCTATTGGACGATCCGCCCGTCGAGACCGGGAGCAAAGTCCGGCCTTTCAGCCAGATACGCGGCTAACACATCCGCAATGTCGATCGCCGTGTCGTAGCCGTTTCTCCCCGCGCTTTCGAGCATGGCGTAGCCGTCACCTCCGCGTGCCATGAAATTGTTGGTGGCGATCGTGTAGGTCGCGCCCGGATCGATCGGGGTCCAGCCGTCGGGCGTCGCGACTTCCACGTTGGAAACGCGCCCCGAATTTGCGGGGATGGTGGGATCGAGCCTGAAACGCAGCCCGGAGACCTGCGGGAACCGACCGGCGCCTTCTTCGATGCCGTTGACCCCATGCTCCAGGGCCGCGAGGATCGCCTCACCCGAGACATCCAGGGTATAGAGCGTGTTCTGGAACGGGAGGACCGTCAGAACGTCGCCGACCGTAACCATTCCAGGTTCGAGTGAGGCGCGAAGCCCGCCGCCATTCGTGATCGCCATGGTCACGCCGGCTGCAGCCATGCGCGCAACCATGGCATCGGCCACCGTATTGCCCATCTCGCACTCACCGGCGCGACAACTCTCTCGGCTGCCATCAATCCCCGCACCGAGTTCGGCAACGGGCGTGCGGCGCAGTTCGTCGATCGGCCCGGCCAGTGCAGCGACGCGGGCCGCGACGTCTCCGGCTTCGTCATAGGCGACCATCGTCAATTCGATCGTATCACCGGATGCCGCGATGACGGCACCATCCTCGTCGAACTCGACTGCGAGATCGCCAAGGTACCGCGAGAAGGCATAAGCCTGAACGATCGGCACGGCGCGGCCCGACGGGCTGGCCACCATCGTGGCATAGGCAGGTGCGTCCGCCACGGCATTCGACAGCAGGGTATGGCTGTGCCCGCCGACGATCAGGGAAATGCCGTCGACCGACGCGGCCAGGGCCTGATCCTGCACGAAACCCAGATGCGAGAGAACGATGATGTTGTCGACACCCATGCGCTTCAGCCGGGCTGCGGCTTCGCGCAAATGTTCGACCGGGTCTGCAAACGACACCACTTCCCCGGGCGAGGACAGGAATACGGTATCCGGCGTCGTGACGCCGAGGATGCCGATGCGCACGCCCGCGCGCTCGATCACGAGATGGTCGCGCACCAGTTCGGCCAGCGGGTGCCCGGCTTCGACATGCGTATTGCCCGAGACGATCGGGAATTGCGCCGTGGCCAGCATTTCCGCCAGCGAATCAGGACCGCGATTGAACTCGTGGTTGCCCAGCGTCATCGCGTCGAAACCGATCATGTTCATCATTTCCACTTCGGCCTTGCCGCCGAACGTGGTGTAGAACAACGTCCCTTGACTCTGGTCGCCGGCGTCGAGCGTGAGGACCGGCACACCCGTCTCCGCGATCGCCTCGCGCCGTTTCCGAATTGCGCTGGCAAGCCGTGCGGCACCGCCGAAACAATTGCCCTCTTCAAGCGCGCTCCCGCCACAGGCGCCGGTGCTGGCCGCGACAGGTTCCAGCCGGCTGTGCATGTCGTTGATATGCAGGATATGCACCTGCTGCCCGTTTCCTGCGCGCGGGGAACGCATTGTGAATACGCCGGCACTGGCAACCGCCATGGTCGCACCGGCAATTTGCAGTAGCCGTCGACGGTTGATCGCAGGCATGGCTGCTCCTGTGACAAGTTTGCGATTCATACTTGCGCCCCTCCAGATGATTGAGCCAGCTAATGGAATTATTTGTCCTGGAAACTTGCTTATGAATCAGTTGAGCATCAATTTTGTGACGATGGATACTTTAAATAAGATTTCTGACACTTAATAGACGCAATAATGTTTCGAGCTCACCTTGGGAAAGGCAAGCCTGAAATCCGCGTTTCCCCGGCATGATCCTCACCCAAGCCCGGACATCGCATTGACGCGCCCGTCGCGATGGAAGGCGCGTGCGGCGGCGAAGAAGGCGGTGACGAGAATGTCGGCGGGACCGCTCAGTCGAAACACCGATTCGGCGCAGGGCGGAGCGATGCCGATCACGCCGATGCGCCGGATGGCATCGGTCCGACCGGTCCCGTGGCGCCACATGAAACCGACGCCCATGCGGTTGACGACTGCCTCATAGACGGCGTCACGCGTATCGAGGACGAGACGTGGCCTGGGTGACAATCCGGCCTTGCGGAATGCACTGTCGACGAGCCTTTGCGTCGAAGAGCCGCTGCTGCGGAAAAGCAGCGGCAGCCGGGCCAGCTGCTGGCAATCGACATTGTCGAACCGCGCGATCGGATCGCCCGGATGCGCGATGGCGACGACTTCCTGCTCGATCAGGGTCTCGCGCTCGAAGCGCTGATCCGGCGGCAGATTGGGCAGGATGCCGATATCGACCCGCCGTTCCACCACCGCATCGATGATGCCGGCATAATCGTGCGAGATCACCTCGATCTGCACGCCGGGATAACCACGCTGAAAGGCGCCGATCAGGGCCATGCCGGGCATGGCGTTGCCCAGACCGATGCGCAACAGGCCCGACGAGGTGGCACGCCGGCGCGCGAGAACCTGCTCCGCCCGGGCCTCGAGATGCTCGATTTCCTCGAACAGGCCGACCAGTTCCGAGCAGAACGGTGTCGGTATCAGGCGCCCGTCACAGCGCTCGAACAGGATGGCGCCGCTCTGTCGCTCCAGCTCGCGGATCTGTTGCGTGATCGCAGGCTGCGAAACGCCGACACTGCGTGCAGCGGCTGCATAGGAGCCCTTCAGGGCGACGGCCTGCAAGGCCCGCCGCGCAGCCGGTGAGGGTTTCATGGCGCGATTCCCAACAAGTTCTTAACGCGGATGAAAGTCTAGCTTTCGTCTGTAACAGGAATGTCAAAGCCGCAGCCCATCGTCTCCGTATCGAGAGGGACGAGGCATGAAGCGACCGCACGACGATTTTCCCGACACATCCCGCATCGCCACGGCGAAGGCGATCCTGTGCGATCTCGACGGATGCCTGATCTGTGGGGACCGCGTGCTGCCGGGAATCCCCGCCTTCATCGCGCAGCACCGTGACCGGCTCTGGATCGTGTCGAACAATTCCACCGACACGCCCGAGAGCCTGTCGCTGCGGCTGGAGCGTCTCGGCATCGCGGTATCGGCGCAGCGGATCATCCTCGCCGGCGCCGAGACGCTGCGGCGTCTCGCGCATGTGGAGCCGGCGCCGGCGATCGCCCTGCATGCCGCGCCGGTCATGGCGGCATTCGCGGAAGGGATCGGCCTGCGGCTGACGAACGCGAATCCGGACACGGTCGTGCTCTGTCGTGATACCGGAATGACCTATGCAAGCCTCGCCCGGGCGCTGCGCCAGCTACAGGCTGGCGCGCGGCTCGTCGTCGCCAATCCCGACACCTGTCACCCATCTGCGGAAGGCGACGCCGTTCCCGAGACCGGCGCCCTGCTCGCCGCCATTCATGCCGTGCTGCCCGATCACCCGTTCGAGAGCCTCGGCAAACCGGCACCCACCCTGTTCGACATCGCCCTTGCCCGGGCCGGATTGCGCGCGTCGGAAGCCGTCATGATCGGCGACAACGACGCGACTGACGGGCATGGCGCCCGCGCGCTCGGCATCCCCTTCATCCTCGTTGATCCCGCAAGAGGCGCCGCGGCGATCATGGAGCGGGCGGCGACCGCCACGGAGAGAACCTCATGCTGATCTTTCTCCTGCGTGCCCTCGCCAAGATGGCCGTGACGCTCTTCGTGATCGTCACCATCGTCTTCTTCGCCACCCGTCTGTCCGGCGATGCGATCGATTTCATCGGCGGTGACGCGCTCGACGCCCAGAGCCGGGCCGAGCTGATCGTCTATTATGGCCTGCGCGAGGACATGGTCACCCAGTACTGGCGCTTCCTGCGCGGCATGATCGAGGGCGAATTCGGCCTCTCCCTGATCGAGCGCCGCCCGGTCACCACGATCTTCCTGGAGCGGGTCGGACCGACCCTGCAACTGGTCGGGACGGCCATCCTCGTTACCCTCGTGATCGCCATCCCCGCCGGCATCTATGCCGCGATCCGGCGCCGGTCGAACGGAGCGAAGGCGGTGATGACCGGCGCCTTCATCGGTTACGCCACGCCCAATTTCGTGATGGCGACGCTGCTGCTGCTGGTCTTCTCCTACTGGCTGCGCCTTCTCCCGAGCGCGGGCAACGGCAGCGGGGCGCATTTCATCATGCCGGTCACGGCCCTCTCGCTGACCTATATCGCGGCGCTGATCCGTTACACCCGCAACGCCACCCTTGACGTGCTCGGCCAGGACTACCTGCGCACGGCGCGGGCCAAGGGGCTGCCCGAGCGCACGGTGATCACGCGTCACGCCATGCGCAACACCCTGATCACGGTGCTCTCCGTCTTCGGCCTGATGGTGACGGCCCTGGTCTCTGCGGGTGCCGTGGTGATCGAAACCGTCTTCTCCTGGCGGGGAATCGGCGATCTCCTCGTCACGGCAGCGATCCGGCGCGATTACCCGGTCCTGCAATTCGGTGTCCTCGCCGTGGCGAGCGCCGTCATCGTCATCAACATCCTCACCGATATCGCCTACGCGCTGGTGGATCCGCGCGTGCGGCTGGGAGCGCGGACATCATGACGACACCGATTGCACTCTCTTCCCGGGCCGGGTCCGGCGGCCCGCTCGCCCTGTGGCACGATGCCGGCCTGCTCGAACGCGGCGCCTTCATCCTGGGGCTCACCCTGCTCGCAGCGGCCTTGTTCGCCCCGTATATCGCGCCGGTCGATCCGAATGCGCAGAGCCTGCTGGCGCGCCTGCGCCCGCCCCTGGGTTTCGACCGTGCCGTTTCCGGCTACTGGCTGGGCACGGATGAGCTGGGTCGCGACATCCTCTCGCGTTCACTGCATGCCCTGCGCCTGACCATCGGCCTCGCCCTTGCCGGCGCGACGCTCGGCATGCTGCTCGGCCTCACGCTCGGCCTGATCGCCGGTCTCGTCGGCGGCATCGTGGATGACCTGATCGCGGGATTGATCGACATCCAGATCGCGGTGCCCTTCACCCTGATCGCGCTGCTCGCGGTCGCGCTGTTCGGGGGTGATCTGATCGTGCTGGTGCTGGTGCTCGGCATTGCCGGCTGGGAGACCTTCGGGCGCGTGGTGCGCGGCGAGGTGATCAAGCTGCGCGACCAGCCCTTCATGGAAGCGGCCCGCGCGGCCGGCGCCTCTCCCTGGCGGCTGGCGGTCAAGCATCTCCTGCCCAACCTGGTTTCCCCGCTCGTGGTGATGTTCGCGCTGAGCTTCGCCACCATCGTTCTTCTGGAGAGCACCCTGTCGTTTCTCGGTCTCGGCGTGCGACCGCCGACAGCGACACTCGGCTCCATGGTCGGCCATGGCCGCGCCTACATGCCGAATGCGCCTTGGCTGGTGATCACGCCGGCTCTCCTGATCCTCCTCGTCACCCTGGTCGTGCAGATCCTCGGCGATTTCCTGCGGGATCGCGCCGATGTCCGCCTGCGCGACCGGTAGTGCGAAACGGCGGCACGGTGCCGCCCCACTGACCTGCAACACGGCTATTCGGAGCAAGACCATGAAACGCTTTTTTACAGGGACGGCCCTCGCGCTCAGCCTCGCCGCTCTCTCAGGCCTCTCGCCGGCACTCGCCCAGGAGCTGCGCGTCGGCGCGCAGAACGTCTCGAACTATCTCGATCCCGGCGAGGATCACTCGAATGTCGGCTCGCAATTCTACTACAACGCCTTCGACACGCTGATCGCGCGTGATCATGCCGGCGACGGCGGCTTCGTGCCCGGGCTTGCGACCGAATGGGAGCAGATCTCGCCGCAGGTGATCGAATTCACCATCCGTGAGGACGTCGTCTTTCATGACGGCACGCCGATGACGGCGCATGACGTCGTCTTCTCCCTCAACCGCATGTTTTCCCCGACTTACCCGCCCTACATGGTGCGCAAGCGCGACCGTCTGGGCAATTTCACCCGTGCCGAGCTGCGCCCGGACGGCAAGGTGCGCGTCTATACCGCCCAGCCCGAGCCGCTCTTCGAGACCCTGCTCTCGATGCAGCAGACCATGATCGTGCCCCAGGCCTATCTGATGGGCCTCGCCGGACATCCGCAAGCCGACGAGATCGCGGCCTACGAGGCTTTCGGCCTCGCCCCTGTCGGCACGGGCCCCTACCGCATCGCCGAGTTCATTCCCGGCGAGCGCATCGTCTATGAGCGCCACGCGGAATTCTGGGGCGAGCCGGCCCCCTATGAGCGCGTCATCGTCACCCGCATCCCCGAGACCGTGAGCCGCGTCACGGCCCTGCGCTCGGGCGAGGTCGACATCATCACCAATATCGCCCCCGACCAGATCGAACTGATCGAGAGTGATCCGGCCTTCAAGACTGAAGGATCGGTGACGCCCTTGTTCCATGTCATGATCATGAACGCGAACCATCCCGAAATCGCCGATCCGCGCATCCGCCAGGCACTCAGCCTCGCCATTGATCGCGATCTTCTCAACGAAGCGCTCTGGCTCGGCATGGCCGAGGTGCCGTCGTCCCACACGATGGAGGAATTCGGCGATCTCTACATGCCCGAGCTCGAAACCTTCCGCCACGATCCCGAGGAAGCGCGTCGCCTTCTCGAAGAAGCCGGCTATGACGGTGCCGAGATCACCTACGACATCCATTCGCCCTCTTATTACACCAATGATCTGCTTGCCGCCCAGGCGATCATGGAAATGTGGGACGCTGTGGGCATCAACGGCGTGATCAACCCGCGCGAGAGCTGGACCGGCTGCTCGTCCGAGATGATGACCCGCACCTGGTCGAACCCGATGTATTTCGCCGATCCCTTCGGCTCCTTCGGCGTCATGTGGGCGCCGGGCGGACCCTCGGAGAGCTGCGAGCGGTTCAATACGGATGCGGCCTATGCCGAGACCTGGGAGCGATTCCGCTTCTCGGAAGATACCGCCACCCGCCGCGAGGCCTATGCGGAACTGATGGACCGCATCGCCGCCGATCCGCCCGTGCTGCCGCTCTACCGCCCGTTCGAGGCCTGGGGCATGCGCGCCGAGATCGACTGGGCTCCCGCTGCCACGCATATCCCTTACGTGCTCGATTTCCGCGCCGGGCGCATCAGCGAGAACGAGTCCTGACACGACGATCGCGCCGCCCCGCCCCGGGGCGGCGCGATCCCATCTCCCGTCATTCCAGACCGAAGAGACAGATCATGACCCTTCGCCTCGCCGTCATCACCGATATCCATCACGGCCCGCCGACACAGACCAAGCGCGGCGATGCCGCCCTCGCGCTGACGGCGGATTTCGTGCGTTTCGCCAACGAACAGGGCGTCGATGCCGTGCTCGAGCTGGGCGACCGGATTTCCGACGTCGATCCGGCCACCGATCATGCCAGTATGGCAGAGGTCGCGCGGCTGCTCGACGGCCTCGCCATGCCGCGCCACCATCTCGACGGCAATCACGACCTGATCCATCTCGACCGCGCCGACAACGCCCGGATCCTGGGGCGTGAGGCCGGGCATCGCATCGTTCCGCTCGGCGCCTGGGATCTCGTGCTCTGGCAGGCCGATCCGGCGACGCGCAATGACGGGATCCGCAGTCTGGAACTCAAGGACGATGACTTCACCTGGCTCGCCGATGTCGCGAAACAGGCGACCCGTCCGCTCCTGATCGCGAGCCATACGCCGGTCTCGCCACATCCGATGACCGGCAACTTCTATTTCGAGAACATACCGCAATGCGGGGCCTTCCCGCAGGCAGCCGCGATGCGCCGCGCTCTGGGCGAGGCGCGCGTGCCCGTCGCCGCGATCTCCGGCCATGTCCACTGGAATACACTCGCTGCGGATAACGGCATCACCTATCTCACCCAGCAATCCCTCACCGAGAGCTTCACCACATCCGGCGAACCGGCAGGCGCCTGGGGAGTGATCACGCTGGGCGACGATATCCGCTGGCAGGTCTTCGGGCGCGATCCGTTCGAGGCGCGCTTTGCCCCGGCCGCAACGCGCTGGAAGCCCGTGATGCAATGGCCGCGTGAAACCCATGCCGCCGCAGGCGAGAGGGTCGCATCATGACGTCATCCCTCCTGAGCATCGACAATCTCCATATCGCGTTCGGCGCGACGCAGGCCGTGCGCGGTATCAGTTTCGAGATCGGGCATCATGAAACCTTTGCGCTGGTGGGGGAATCGGGCTCGGGAAAATCGGCCACGGCGCTCGCCATCCTGCGTCTGATCGAGCGCGAGGGCGGGCGCATCACGCATGGGCGCATCGTCTTCCGCAAGGAGGCGCCGGTCTGTCTCACGGAGCTTTCCGACGAGCAGATGCAGACGGTACGTGGACGCGATATCGCCATGGTCTTCCAGGAGCCGCTGACGGCGCTCAATCCGGTCCTGACCATCGGGCGGCAACTGACCGAGACCATTCTGCGGCATGAGCCCGTCAGCCAGGCGCAGGCGCAACACAAGGCCATTGAACAGCTCGAACGGGTGCGGATTCCCCAGGCAGCGGCGCGGCTGTCGCAATATCCGCACGAGCTCTCCGGCGGCCAGCGCCAGCGTGTGATGATCGCCATGGCGCTCGCCTGCAATCCGCGTCTCCTGATCGCCGACGAGCCGAGCACCGCCCTCGACGTGACGACGCAGGCCGAGATCCTCGCCCTGATCCGCGATTTGCAGGCCGAACGGGGCATGAGCGTGCTCTTCATCACCCACGACATGGGTGTCGTCGCCGAAATGGCCCACCGCGTCGGCGTCCTGCGCCACGGGCGTCTCGTCGAGACCGGCCCCGCGCGCCGTATTCTCACCGCCCCGCAGGAATCCTATGCGCGCATGCTCGTCGATGCCGCGCCCCGGCTTGGTGCCGGTGGCCCCGCACTGCTGCCGGAAACCGGGCGATCTCCGGCACTCGCGCTCGACAATCTCGTCGTCGATTATGCCGGACGCCGGCCGCATCCGCTGGCGGCGCGAACACGAACCCGGGCCGTCGATGGCGTCTCGCTCCATGTCGCGCAGGGGGAGAGCGTCGGGCTGGTCGGCGAATCGGGCTGCGGCAAATCCTCGATCGCGCGGGCGATCCTGCGCCTGACGCCCGTGGCATCGGGCAGGATCGCGATTGACGGCCAGGATATCACCCGCCTCTCCGAGCGCCGGCTTTTTCCGGTCAGGCGCAAGGTGCAGATGGTCTTCCAGGATCCGTTCGCCTCGCTCAATCCGCGCCTGCCGACCTGGGATCTGATTACCGAACCGGCCTGCATCCACGCCACTGTCGCACGAGACGACCGGCGCGACATGGCGGCGGCT includes the following:
- a CDS encoding helix-turn-helix transcriptional regulator → MRDLKLSAISGRQTGFGGRLIIVSALQLVRECIQAEILRKYALTQILHAATVEAANAFEPAGEDILIVDASHSDAHNSLQFLSAAFPGTRIVMLMLDGVANIGIADTVKLPPSLDALLFMIGAACGLRVETREESAHPITPPAEGWARLTPREREVASGVLEGNANKVIAAELGLSDNTVKMHLTQIMRKLKVTNRTQVVLLLGGSRPEKKTRDTALQHLEVHS
- a CDS encoding cation:proton antiporter produces the protein MTESIQSVSFLIFLIGALVATALVAKALLDRTRVPALIGFMALGFALRLADDRWSILSERADFTFEVLAELGIIVLLFRVGLESDLQGLRRQLRSASVIWIGNVALSAGLGYLVMIYLLGFAQIPSLIAAVALTATSIGVSLAMWRQHEALGTRKGQILTDVAEMDDLSGVALMVLLFAILPVLRETEGAVSANGEIFRALLGTGGAFFLNFVLFAGLCIAFARYGEERLTTAFKRFASQPELMVFVAGIAILIAGVAAWLEFSAALGALFAGLAFSRDPEAVNIDAGFSGVYHLLAPFFFIGIGLAVEVDAIGAALWIGLVLTLVAIAGKVLGAAIPSLLTTGSVGSTLIGVSLVPRAEITMIIMERGRQLGDWAVPAELFAAFVLVSVLTCLVAPIVLELLFRRWPEDVRS
- a CDS encoding TOBE domain-containing protein, with the protein product MPGAHRQGISTRSETGPEARIDSATYLGSRMEYAVRSGNTTLLVSRPIDEPRFAPGDPVGIAVDPAGITRLD
- a CDS encoding inositol monophosphatase family protein, yielding MTAAFPDDAILGEEGAPRPGTSGFTWVIDPIDGTMPVAFRPMP
- a CDS encoding bifunctional metallophosphatase/5'-nucleotidase, coding for MPAINRRRLLQIAGATMAVASAGVFTMRSPRAGNGQQVHILHINDMHSRLEPVAASTGACGGSALEEGNCFGGAARLASAIRKRREAIAETGVPVLTLDAGDQSQGTLFYTTFGGKAEVEMMNMIGFDAMTLGNHEFNRGPDSLAEMLATAQFPIVSGNTHVEAGHPLAELVRDHLVIERAGVRIGILGVTTPDTVFLSSPGEVVSFADPVEHLREAAARLKRMGVDNIIVLSHLGFVQDQALAASVDGISLIVGGHSHTLLSNAVADAPAYATMVASPSGRAVPIVQAYAFSRYLGDLAVEFDEDGAVIAASGDTIELTMVAYDEAGDVAARVAALAGPIDELRRTPVAELGAGIDGSRESCRAGECEMGNTVADAMVARMAAAGVTMAITNGGGLRASLEPGMVTVGDVLTVLPFQNTLYTLDVSGEAILAALEHGVNGIEEGAGRFPQVSGLRFRLDPTIPANSGRVSNVEVATPDGWTPIDPGATYTIATNNFMARGGDGYAMLESAGRNGYDTAIDIADVLAAYLAERPDFAPGLDGRIVQ
- a CDS encoding LysR family transcriptional regulator — its product is MKPSPAARRALQAVALKGSYAAAARSVGVSQPAITQQIRELERQSGAILFERCDGRLIPTPFCSELVGLFEEIEHLEARAEQVLARRRATSSGLLRIGLGNAMPGMALIGAFQRGYPGVQIEVISHDYAGIIDAVVERRVDIGILPNLPPDQRFERETLIEQEVVAIAHPGDPIARFDNVDCQQLARLPLLFRSSGSSTQRLVDSAFRKAGLSPRPRLVLDTRDAVYEAVVNRMGVGFMWRHGTGRTDAIRRIGVIGIAPPCAESVFRLSGPADILVTAFFAAARAFHRDGRVNAMSGLG
- a CDS encoding HAD-IIA family hydrolase, encoding MKRPHDDFPDTSRIATAKAILCDLDGCLICGDRVLPGIPAFIAQHRDRLWIVSNNSTDTPESLSLRLERLGIAVSAQRIILAGAETLRRLAHVEPAPAIALHAAPVMAAFAEGIGLRLTNANPDTVVLCRDTGMTYASLARALRQLQAGARLVVANPDTCHPSAEGDAVPETGALLAAIHAVLPDHPFESLGKPAPTLFDIALARAGLRASEAVMIGDNDATDGHGARALGIPFILVDPARGAAAIMERAATATERTSC
- a CDS encoding ABC transporter permease, producing MLIFLLRALAKMAVTLFVIVTIVFFATRLSGDAIDFIGGDALDAQSRAELIVYYGLREDMVTQYWRFLRGMIEGEFGLSLIERRPVTTIFLERVGPTLQLVGTAILVTLVIAIPAGIYAAIRRRSNGAKAVMTGAFIGYATPNFVMATLLLLVFSYWLRLLPSAGNGSGAHFIMPVTALSLTYIAALIRYTRNATLDVLGQDYLRTARAKGLPERTVITRHAMRNTLITVLSVFGLMVTALVSAGAVVIETVFSWRGIGDLLVTAAIRRDYPVLQFGVLAVASAVIVINILTDIAYALVDPRVRLGARTS